Proteins encoded by one window of Carassius auratus strain Wakin chromosome 24, ASM336829v1, whole genome shotgun sequence:
- the LOC113042253 gene encoding cysteine/serine-rich nuclear protein 1-like, whose translation MSGVLKRKYEEVEEDPCYSSSSPSSLSSSAYSEWDSDGESCYSDTLDSTPSNPSSPQTSLNTTSILKKAKRSRRGNVQFDQVTVFFFPRCQGFTSVPSRGGCTLGMVQRHSAQRRYSIAEFAIAQRHLRREKIKNRLKEEKLEALKLKLTKNGTQECEEADRLTIDDIPEDEIDLSGVNLDDGSFLHPYPSKRRYAILKAAGVKKIDKDEKRQLHDLRTSREDCGCDCQGFCEPETCSCSLAGIKCQMDHSSFPCGCTKDGCGNMAGRIEFNSSRVQTHYIHTIMKLELEKRLEEHTPESKTPSEDLPDCSSPIHPAESSTTPDRPTFHFNSELVAVGENSCSSDMTDSSSSSGQSEDSESAGNARSEQSPLDVDENGLTRILSFSDTDSEDCTVRERNNNNNCDYQQKKSESTGYGIFSATDDKFSTSQTDNSRMAMSELLDENANQANALFNNCSVPPTPSPSIDHSASYMDLSLSSESDLEFFDGFPCLGPSSLYNSLKEYEHADNFFQFQSPTYPSLPQAADPGTCLLESLIGLSDSVPEPPATFTDNQMLEDAMKLSVMESVKV comes from the exons ATGAGCGGGGTTCTCAAGAGGAAGTatgaggaggtggaggaggaccCGTGCTACTCTTCCTCCtccccttcctctctctcctcctctgccTACTCGGAGTGGGACTCAGATGGGGAGAGCTGCTACTCCGACACCCTGGATTCAACCCCCAGCAACCCCAGCTCCCCACAAACATCCTTAAACA cCACATCTATCCTGAAGAAGGCCAAGCGCTCGCGGCGAGGCAATGTGCAGTTTGACCAGGTTACGGTCTTCTTCTTTCCTCGCTGTCAGGGCTTCACCAGCGTGCCCAGCCGGGGAGGTTGCACCCTCGGCATGGTGCAGAGGCACAGTGCCCAGCGCCGCTACTCAATAGCGGAGTTTGCCATAGCGCAGCGCCACCTACGGCGAGAGAAAATCAAAAACCGACTGAAGGAGGAAAAACTGGAAGCTCTTAAGCTGAAG CTTACCAAAAATGGTACCCAGGAGTGCGAAGAGGCTGACCGGTTGACTATCGATGACATCCCAGAGGATGAAATCGACCTCAGCGGAGTAAACTTGGATGACGGCTCCTTCTTGCATCCCTACCCCTCCAAGAGAAGATACGCCATCCTCAAAGCCGCTGGTGTGAAAAAGATCGATAAAGATGAGAAGCGTCAACTGCATGACTTGCGGACGTCGCGAGAAGACTGCGGATGCGACTGCCAGGGCTTCTGCGAGCCGGAGACCTGCAGCTGTAGTTTGGCTGGGATCAAATGTCAG ATGGACCATTCATCCTTCCCATGTGGCTGCACTAAAGACGGCTGTGGGAACATGGCAGGCCGCATCGAGTTCAACTCCAGCCGAGTTCAGACCCACTACATCCACACCATCATGAAGCTAGAGCTGGAGAAGCGTTTGGAAGAGCACACCCCTGAGAGCAAAACCCCCTCTGAAGATCTCCCAGACTGCAGTTCTCCAATCCACCCAGCAGAGAGCAGCACCACACCAGACAGACCCACGTTTCACTTCAACTCGGAGCTAGTAGCCGTGGGAGAGAACAGCTGTAGCAGCGACATGACCGATTCGTCTAGTTCTTCAGGCCAGAGCGAGGACTCCGAGTCCGCCGGAAACGCTCGAAGCGAGCAATCGCCGCTAGACGTCGACGAAAACGGACTTACGAGAATCCTAAGCTTTAGCGACACGGACAGTGAGGACTGTACTGTCAGGGagcgcaacaacaacaacaactgcgaCTACCAGCAGAAAAAGAGTGAGTCCACGGGCTATGGCATCTTCAGCGCGACAGACGACAAGTTCAGCACATCACAAACGGACAACAGCCGCATGGCCATGTCTGAGCTCCTAGACGAGAACGCTAATCAAGCAAACGCTCTATTCAACAACTGCTCCGTCCCCCCCACACCCTCGCCCTCCATCGATCACTCGGCCAGCTACATGGACCTGAGCCTCTCATCCGAATCAGACCTGGAGTTCTTCGACGGCTTTCCTTGTCTTGGACCGAGCTCGTTGTACAACTCCTTAAAGGAGTACGAACACGCGGACAACTTCTTTCAGTTCCAGTCGCCCACTTACCCCAGCCTCCCGCAGGCCGCCGACCCGGGCACGTGTCTCCTGGAGTCTCTGATTGGCTTGTCGGATTCGGTCCCAGAACCTCCGGCGACCTTCACGGACAATCAGATGCTTGAAGATGCCATGAAGCTTTCAGTGATGGAGTCCGTTAAAGTCTAA